Genomic DNA from Mycolicibacterium helvum:
ACCAGCCAGCGAGCGGCCGAGTGTCCACCCGGTGAGCGACGGCAGCAGCAGCCGGTTGAGTGCCATGGCCAGGAACACCGCCGCGGCCAGGGCAATCACCGTCCACCGCAACCACCCCCGGCCCGATATCGACGCCGACTGTGCGACCAGCAGACAGGTGATCACCACACCGGTGGGAAAGAACACGTCGACCGCGAAGGCGCCCGCACGCGCCGGCCAGCTCGCCAACACAGCGGCGGGCGTCTGGCCAGTCACCTCGATGGCGTCGATCTCGACGGCGGTGGCGTCAGCCTCGTCGGCGTCCGGGGCCGTCACCGTCACTTACTCACCTGGTCGAGTTTGGCGATCTTGTAGGTGCCTCCCTCGGGCATCATCCGGACCCGCAGACGGTAGCCCTGCTCCTGATCTTGCGTCTGGGAGTTGGACACCTTCACCCGCACGGCCACCAGGACGTCCATCGAGCCGTCATCGTTGTGCCGTTCCACGGCCGCGCGCATGTTGGAGACCTGCACCTGGACCTTGGCGGCCTGGTAGGCGTCCACCAGAAGCCCGCTGTAGAGGGTTGCCTGCGCACCGAAGTCGCCCGTCGCGCACTCGATGATCTTCTGCTGACTGGCTGCCATCGCGGCGGCGTCAGGTGCCTGAGTGGCGGTGACGCAATCCTTGGCGGCAGCCAGCGCGACCGTCTCCGCCCGAGCCGCGGCAACACTCTTCTGGTGCGCGCGCATGGCGAAGAAACCGCCGGCGGCGATCAGCAGGCTCGCGATCACCAGTGCCGAGCACACACCCGCCAGTCGGCGCCCACTCAGCCGGGACCCTCGCGGCTGCTCACCGTCAGCTGCTTGCGTCTCATCGACCGCACTGGCCTGGGACTCGACGATGTCGTCGTCGGTAGCCGGTCTCACCGACTCCTCGACTTCGCTACGTTCAGCCTCATCATCGGTGTGGGCGGGGTGGGGGTCAGCCGGCCGGGGCCAGCATCTCCTTCCATCCGTCGTCTCCTGTACTGCTCGAGTTGCTGACGCTGTATTTCACACCGTCAGGACCGACCAACTCCCCGCTCTGCGGGCTGTAGATGGCCGTATTGCCCGCTGCCGGGGTGTACGTGCAGGGATTCGGCTGCTGGCCGTTGCACTGCACGGTGCCAGTCCCGGATGGGCTGGCGTTGTCACTGACCGGTGGCGGGGTCCCTGGCAGCAGATCGGCCGGCAACGGGTTCATCCCGTTGTTGATCGAAGGTGCCGGTATCACGGTACCGGGGTTCACTGGCTGGTCGCATCGCGCACCGGGCGCCGGGCAGTTCAGCACCTGGTTGGGATCACCGAACCACGGGTTGTTCCCCAGCGGCGTGTACGGCTCGTTGCTCCGGCACTCCATCGGCGTCGCCGCCCGTTTCCCGGGCACATCCGTGCACGGGAAGTTACGTGCGCCACGAACCACGTTCGCGGGGGTGTCCTTGGGGATCTTGCAGTACAGCCCGTTCTCCACCGGCATCGGCCTGGTGTCCGCGGGTGCACGCCACTGGCTGGCCGGCAGGAAGCCGGTCAGACACGGCGGCGGCTGGTTGATGGTCAACCCGAAGTCCAGCGCCGCCTGACCCGGGTACGGCGCCGACACCGACTGCGCGACCGAAGCGCCCTGCGGCAACAGCACCAGTGACTGCTCGACGCCCTTGTTGTAGCGCTTGAGCATGTCCAGCACGATCTCGAGGTTGGCCAGCGTCTGCGGCAACGCCTCGCGTACGTCGCTGAACACCGCGTTGACCGCGTCGGCGGTCGGTGCGGCCTGGCGCAGCCCATCGCGCAACGCCTGATCCTGTGCAGCGGTCTGCGACGCGATGGTGTTCAGGTTCGCCGACCACCGCTGGATCGCATTCGAGGAGTCGATCTGGCTGTCGATGACGGCAGGCGAATTCGCGATGATGTCGTTGACGTCGGCGATGTTGGTCTTGAAATCACCCACGATCGCCTGCGTGCCGTCGACCAGGCGTTGCAGCGACGGGCCCAAACCGCCTACCGCCTGGGCGGTTTCGTTCAACAGCACCGGGATCTTGTCGGCAGGCAGCGCGGCGAGTCCCTTATTGGCCGCATCCAGCGCCGGGCCGATCTCCTCCGGCACCGTCGACTTCGTGATGGTCTGCCCGCTGGCGAAGTACTGACCAGGATTTCCGTCGGACACCAGGTCGAGGTACTGCTCACCGACCGCGGACACCGAGTGCACATTGGCCGACGCGTCGAGCGGAATCTTGTACTTGTCGCTGATGCTCATGGTCGCCCGGACACCGTTCTCGGTGGGCTCGACCTCGGTGACTCTGCCGATCGTGATACCCCGATAGGTGACGTTGGCCGTCCGGTACAGACCACCCGACGACGGCAGGTCCGCCTTCAGTTCGTACTGCCCGATACCCGCCAGCGTGGGCAGGCGCAGGAAATACCAGCCCAGCACCAGCAGGGCGACCACCGTCAGCACGCCGAACACGACGAGCTGTGTCTTGATGAAGCGCGTCAACATCTACTCGTCACCCCTTCACTCGCCACGCTCGACAAACGGTCCGCCACCGTCGGTCATGTTCGGGTGAGGCGTGAACCGGACATCCGGAATCATCGTCTGCGGATCGCGACCCCAAGCCTGCTCGAGGGCGCG
This window encodes:
- a CDS encoding MCE family protein, whose translation is MLTRFIKTQLVVFGVLTVVALLVLGWYFLRLPTLAGIGQYELKADLPSSGGLYRTANVTYRGITIGRVTEVEPTENGVRATMSISDKYKIPLDASANVHSVSAVGEQYLDLVSDGNPGQYFASGQTITKSTVPEEIGPALDAANKGLAALPADKIPVLLNETAQAVGGLGPSLQRLVDGTQAIVGDFKTNIADVNDIIANSPAVIDSQIDSSNAIQRWSANLNTIASQTAAQDQALRDGLRQAAPTADAVNAVFSDVREALPQTLANLEIVLDMLKRYNKGVEQSLVLLPQGASVAQSVSAPYPGQAALDFGLTINQPPPCLTGFLPASQWRAPADTRPMPVENGLYCKIPKDTPANVVRGARNFPCTDVPGKRAATPMECRSNEPYTPLGNNPWFGDPNQVLNCPAPGARCDQPVNPGTVIPAPSINNGMNPLPADLLPGTPPPVSDNASPSGTGTVQCNGQQPNPCTYTPAAGNTAIYSPQSGELVGPDGVKYSVSNSSSTGDDGWKEMLAPAG
- a CDS encoding Mce protein, whose protein sequence is MRPATDDDIVESQASAVDETQAADGEQPRGSRLSGRRLAGVCSALVIASLLIAAGGFFAMRAHQKSVAAARAETVALAAAKDCVTATQAPDAAAMAASQQKIIECATGDFGAQATLYSGLLVDAYQAAKVQVQVSNMRAAVERHNDDGSMDVLVAVRVKVSNSQTQDQEQGYRLRVRMMPEGGTYKIAKLDQVSK